Proteins from a genomic interval of Campylobacter concisus:
- a CDS encoding IMPACT family protein gives MQTIDRIFKAQLDIKKSNFLAFLCPISEFKRLHESLKEEHFKAVHVVWATRELNKYGQIVENQSDDGEPKGTSGQPSLNALRGAELINVGVLIVRYFGGIKLGTGGLVRAYSGAVNEVINEAIKDGGVMKFEIKYEIKFFTPFSLMSRFEHYFATKNLSEFEREFNDAGAIWSVNLNEAEFAELFKFCKEFEASEFKFLALALSGKSLFAHQS, from the coding sequence TTGCAGACGATTGACAGGATTTTTAAAGCCCAGCTTGATATAAAAAAGTCAAATTTCTTAGCATTTTTATGCCCGATAAGTGAGTTTAAGAGATTGCATGAGAGCCTAAAAGAGGAGCATTTTAAGGCTGTTCACGTAGTTTGGGCAACAAGAGAGCTAAACAAATACGGACAAATTGTCGAAAATCAAAGTGACGATGGCGAGCCAAAAGGCACTAGCGGCCAGCCAAGCCTAAATGCGCTAAGGGGCGCTGAACTTATAAATGTTGGCGTCTTGATAGTTCGTTACTTTGGCGGGATAAAGCTTGGCACTGGAGGGCTAGTCAGAGCCTACTCTGGGGCTGTAAATGAGGTGATAAATGAGGCCATAAAAGATGGTGGCGTGATGAAATTTGAGATAAAATATGAGATCAAATTTTTTACGCCATTTTCACTGATGAGCCGCTTTGAGCACTATTTTGCCACTAAAAATTTAAGCGAGTTTGAAAGAGAATTTAATGATGCTGGAGCGATCTGGAGCGTAAATTTAAATGAGGCTGAGTTTGCCGAGCTGTTTAAATTTTGCAAAGAATTTGAAGCAAGTGAGTTTAAATTTTTAGCCCTTGCACT